One Natrinema longum genomic window carries:
- a CDS encoding dihydrodipicolinate synthase family protein — protein sequence MAITDSLRGITCPMVTPFDDGSIDDAALTELLEHLQAGGIDAVFPCGTTGEFPALTAAEQRHVIETTVEHAEVPVVAGAAATSVEDTIAAIDRAGDAGADAAAIVAPYFTTANAPAGNHQFFETVLQDASLPILLYNIPQCTGQRIEPETVAAVAEHDRVVGIKDSSGDLEYFLSVLEKTPAEFLCLQGYDALLVPALRMGADGGINALSNVVPDVLRAAFERADDERGRVLQRDAISPLFEACTTHGFAPATKTALTERGVIPSDEVRSPLVPVDDPGTETIGDALETALAVDER from the coding sequence ATGGCCATCACCGATTCGCTCCGGGGAATCACCTGCCCGATGGTGACTCCCTTCGACGACGGATCGATCGACGACGCAGCGCTCACCGAACTACTCGAGCACCTCCAGGCGGGCGGCATCGATGCGGTCTTCCCCTGCGGGACGACCGGCGAGTTCCCGGCCCTGACGGCCGCCGAGCAACGCCACGTTATCGAGACGACCGTCGAACACGCCGAAGTCCCGGTCGTCGCGGGGGCCGCGGCGACGAGCGTCGAGGACACGATCGCGGCTATCGACCGGGCTGGCGATGCGGGTGCCGACGCCGCCGCGATCGTCGCACCCTACTTTACCACGGCGAACGCCCCCGCTGGCAACCACCAGTTCTTCGAGACGGTCCTGCAGGACGCGTCACTCCCGATCTTGTTGTACAACATCCCCCAATGTACGGGCCAGCGTATCGAGCCCGAAACGGTGGCCGCCGTCGCCGAGCACGACCGAGTCGTCGGGATCAAGGACTCGAGTGGCGACCTCGAGTACTTCCTCTCGGTGCTCGAGAAGACGCCCGCGGAGTTCCTGTGCCTGCAGGGGTACGACGCCTTGCTGGTCCCCGCACTCAGGATGGGTGCCGACGGCGGGATCAACGCGCTGTCGAACGTCGTTCCCGACGTTCTGCGAGCGGCCTTCGAGCGGGCCGACGACGAACGCGGGCGAGTGCTCCAGCGTGATGCCATCTCGCCGCTGTTCGAGGCCTGCACGACACACGGCTTCGCCCCGGCGACGAAGACCGCGCTCACCGAACGCGGCGTTATCCCATCCGACGAGGTTCGGTCGCCACTCGTTCCCGTCGACGACCCGGGCACCGAAACGATCGGCGACGCTCTCGAGACCGCACTCGCGGTCGACGAGCGGTAA
- a CDS encoding replication factor A (Replication protein A protects and stabilize the intermediate ssDNA that is generated by the unwinding action of a DNA helicase at the replication fork. In addition, SSBs prevent the formation of secondary structures by single-stranded template DNA.) → MSDVRQHADDIHEQFSDHLDVSVEDVEERLTTLVDEYKVPIDEARRSVTNHYLEEAGLDREDISSGDSEKANVEDVDEPEEWIDLTAKVIELWDPRSDSVAQVGLLGDPTGTIKFTKWAKSDLPALEEGGVYELRNVVTDEYQGRYSVKLNSTTVIEELEEDLEVGNDTSEVEGALVDMQSGSGLIKRCPEEGCTRVLQNGRCNEHGEGEGEFDLRIKAVVDDGIDAHEVIFDKDATEELTGLSLEEAKDMAMDALDTTVVADEIRDDIVGTYYRIEGPTFGRYVLADDVEELDGPADPEELLIKARSM, encoded by the coding sequence ATGAGCGACGTACGCCAACACGCCGACGACATACACGAGCAGTTTTCGGACCACCTCGACGTAAGCGTCGAGGACGTCGAGGAGCGCCTGACTACGCTCGTCGACGAATACAAAGTACCGATCGACGAGGCACGCCGGAGCGTCACGAACCACTACCTCGAGGAGGCCGGCCTCGACCGCGAGGACATCTCGAGTGGCGACAGCGAGAAAGCCAACGTCGAGGACGTCGACGAGCCCGAGGAGTGGATCGACCTCACCGCGAAGGTCATCGAACTCTGGGATCCCCGCAGCGACTCCGTCGCGCAGGTCGGCCTGCTGGGCGACCCGACCGGGACGATCAAGTTCACCAAGTGGGCCAAATCCGACCTCCCCGCGCTCGAGGAAGGGGGCGTCTACGAACTTCGCAACGTCGTCACCGACGAGTACCAGGGCCGGTACTCGGTCAAACTCAACTCGACGACGGTGATCGAAGAGCTCGAGGAGGACCTCGAGGTCGGCAACGACACCAGCGAGGTCGAGGGCGCACTGGTCGACATGCAAAGCGGCAGCGGGCTGATCAAGCGCTGTCCGGAGGAGGGCTGTACCCGCGTCCTCCAGAACGGGCGCTGTAACGAACACGGCGAGGGCGAGGGGGAGTTCGACCTCCGCATCAAGGCCGTCGTCGACGACGGCATCGACGCCCACGAAGTCATCTTCGACAAGGACGCCACCGAGGAGCTGACGGGGCTGAGCTTAGAGGAGGCAAAGGACATGGCGATGGACGCGCTCGATACGACCGTCGTCGCCGACGAGATCCGGGACGATATCGTCGGGACCTACTACCGCATCGAGGGGCCGACCTTCGGCCGGTACGTCCTGGCCGACGACGTCGAGGAACTGGACGGGCCAGCCGATCCCGAGGAACTGCTGATCAAAGCGAGGTCGATGTGA
- a CDS encoding RPA family protein: MSQSELTREVARRVFASEFNDSTYAFKESDDERAPNFALLPTGDRANRVFVVGTLTETEDVGDESEYWRGRVVDPTGTFFVYAGQYQPEAASVLRDTEPPEYVSIVGKPRTYETDDGTVNVSLRPESIAVVDDDTRDRWVVETAERTLDRIESFEEWEAEQEAPESASTAPTNEYAEMARERYDSPVVNYRNDVIQALESLEAIEETDDAEATV; this comes from the coding sequence ATGAGCCAGTCAGAACTCACGCGCGAAGTCGCCCGCCGCGTCTTCGCCTCCGAATTCAACGATTCGACGTACGCGTTCAAAGAGAGCGACGACGAGCGAGCGCCGAACTTCGCGCTCCTGCCGACGGGCGACCGCGCGAACCGCGTGTTCGTCGTCGGGACCCTCACCGAAACTGAAGACGTCGGCGACGAAAGCGAGTACTGGCGCGGACGGGTCGTCGACCCCACGGGGACGTTCTTCGTCTACGCCGGCCAGTACCAGCCCGAGGCCGCCTCGGTGCTCCGGGACACGGAGCCGCCGGAATACGTCTCCATCGTCGGCAAACCGCGCACCTACGAGACCGACGACGGTACCGTCAACGTCTCCCTGCGACCGGAATCCATCGCGGTCGTCGACGACGACACCCGCGACCGCTGGGTCGTCGAAACCGCCGAGCGCACCCTCGATCGCATCGAGTCCTTCGAGGAGTGGGAGGCCGAACAGGAAGCGCCCGAAAGCGCCTCGACGGCACCGACGAACGAGTACGCCGAGATGGCCCGCGAACGCTACGACTCACCGGTCGTCAACTACCGCAACGACGTGATTCAGGCACTCGAGAGCCTCGAGGCCATCGAGGAGACCGACGACGCGGAAGCGACAGTCTGA